One Solanum lycopersicum chromosome 4, SLM_r2.1 DNA window includes the following coding sequences:
- the LOC101253778 gene encoding cyclin-D5-3-like produces MESSEYLTEEEDEEMQQENGVNDDDDDDNNSNDDDIQILISREITDVRLNDQEVEELVNDNWNQEIRTHAIRYISRTGRQFRMSRRTIYRAAMYVDRFLAQMRLENGMLWAVRLLAVTCLALSAKMNDNIDDVPSLSEYPLGPYEINVNHITRMERLVLDQFSWNMNCVTPFDFGNFFVSRFCRDVTRLHITRITTARIIMIALRDLCLMNHRPSVIAAAATLLAVNRDFTIQELVMEINDLPINGFLQMADVSYCYKRMLQLNI; encoded by the exons ATGGAAAGTTCTGAATATCTgactgaagaagaagatgaagaaatgcAACAAGAAAATGGCgtcaatgatgatgatgacgatgacaaCAATAGCAATGACGATGACATACAGATATTGATCAGCCGAGAAATCACTGATGTTCGACTTAATGATCAAGAAGTTGAAGAACTTGTGAATGACAATTGGAATCAAGAAATTCGAACTCATGCAATCCGTTACATCAGCAGA ACAGGGCGACAATTTCGAATGAGCAGACGAACAATTTACAGAGCAGCGATGTATGTGGACAGATTTCTTGCCCAGATGAGATTAGag AATGGAATGCTCTGGGCAGTGAGGTTATTAGCAGTGACTTGTTTAGCATTATCTGCAAAAATGAATGATAACATAGATGATGTGCCATCACTATCAGAGTATCCATTAGGACCTTACGAAATTAATGTGAATCACATAACGCGAATGGAGCGTTTGGTTCTTGATCAATTCAGCTggaatatgaattgtgttaCTCCTTTTGATTTCGGAAATTTTTTCGTATCAAGATTCTGCAGAGATGTTACAAGATTACACATAACTCGAATAACAACGGCTCGAATCATCATGATTGCTTTAAGAG ATTTGTGCTTAATGAATCATAGACCATCTGTAATAGCAGCAGCTGCAACATTATTAGCAGTAAACAGAGATTTCACCATACAAGAATTGGTTATGGAGATAAATGATTTGCCTATAAATGGATTTCTTCAAATg GCTGATGTGAGTTACTGCTACAAAAGAATGCTACAGCTGAACATTTGA
- the LOC101254085 gene encoding cyclin-D5-1-like has protein sequence MAEEDWDDIFTNLQMSAYKKPVSRRIQRFAARQFWAEEKTDIGGDNQDYVENMFRIEETIENAELTNQLSSRTTQHPWLLEARHTAIHHIVHTGGPFGVKKVTVYTAVVYVDRFLSSMPIQDERFDAAKLLGIACLYLACEQLEEDEVQPGLSDYSSSTKCCGRIITMMRNDVVEQFRGIVTFVTPIQFIKYFLSRFCRDISRKGYAKSKTIEIIMSTIGDLRLMSLRAFVVGAAAALLASNSNILTHEMIRDEINALPQNWLIPLDEVCSCYNRLLETNMHKLQINLN, from the exons atggcaGAAGAAGATTGGGATGATATTTTCACAAATCTTCAAATGAGCGCATATAAAAAACCCGTTTCCAGACGTATTCAACGATTCGCCGCTAGACAATTTTGGGCAGAAGAAAAAACTGATATTGGAGGAGATAATCAAGATTACGTCGAAAATATGTTTAGAATTGAAGAAACAATTGAAAATGCTGAGCTCACCAATCAACTTTCTTCAAGAACAACCCAACATCCATGGCTTCTTGAAGCTCGTCATACTGCAATTCATCACATTGTTCAT ACAGGAGGACCTTTTGGAGTAAAAAAAGTCACAGTTTATACAGCAGTGGTTTATGTTGATAGGTTTCTTTCATCAATGCCAATACAA GATGAAAGATTCGATGCAGCAAAGTTATTGGGAATTGCATGTTTATATTTAGCTTGTGAGCAATTGGAGGAAGATGAAGTTCAACCAGGTTTATCAGATTATTCGAGTTCTACAAAATGTTGTGGAAGAATCATAACGATGATGAGAAATGATGTTGTTGAACAATTTAGAGGGATTGTTACTTTTGTTACTCCAATTCAGTTCATCAAATATTTCTTGTCAAGATTCTGCAGAGATATTTCAAGAAAAGGGTACGCCAAATCCAAAACTATTGAAATCATTATGAGTACAATTGGAG ATTTGAGGTTAATGAGTCTGAGAGCATTTGTAGTAGGAGCAGCAGCAGCATTATTAgcatcaaattcaaatatattgacaCATGAAATGATAAGGGATGAGATTAATGCATTGCCTCAAAATTGGCTTATTCCACTT GATGAGGTGTGTTCTTGCTATAATCGTTTGTTAGAGACCAACATGCACAAACTTCAGATAAATTTGAACTGA